Below is a window of Flammeovirga kamogawensis DNA.
TCTAATGATAATAAACTAGAGAAACAGCGCTGATTAACTTTTATTAACCACAACAAATATAATAATGTGTTGTTTGGTTTTTGCTACCCTTAGGGGTAGTTTACCACCAAATAAGTGTATTTGACCATTTTTACTCGTTAAAAGTCATTTTTCATATTTATAAAATCTAGCCTTATTTTTAGTTCGTTTAGTTAATTAGCTCTTTAAAATGATATAACAAATAGCTTCCTGATTTTATAAATTTTATTTTAAAAACGTTAATAAATAATAATTTTTATTTTTTTGTAACATAATGTTCATGCAAGAATCCTATTGCTAATAATAGTTAACCATAATCCAATTATTGTTAATTACGAGATAAGGCAAAATGATTTATTTTGTTTTAACATTAATCCCTAATTTAATTTTAAAGCTTCCCTTTTCTATTCATCACTAAGAAATGAACAATAAGTGAACTTTGATTCACAATTATTAAAAAGACGAATTTATTGAGATATATTTGAGCCACGTTAAAGAAAGATTTATTATCTGACAGTATAAATTTTCAAATGAGTAGCAAACAACTCAATATAGTAGTTCTATTATTTATCTTCTTCTTTATTAATGCATGTAACACTTCAGTAGAGTTGCCTGGTTTAAAAGAAGACATTGAGATAGACGATACTTTTACGGCTTGCCTACTTGGAGACGAATCCCAAGATTATTTAGAGGTAGTAACTTGGAATATTGAGCATTTTCCAAAGCATGCCGAAACACTTTCTTTTGTAGCAGGTACAATTGTAAATAGTTCTTATGACCTATGGGGCGTACAAGAAGTAGAAGAAATTAATGATCTGAAAAAGATTACAAAAATTGACCCTCGTTATTCTGTAATTGTTGATAATGATGTAGCAAAAGGTGTAAATGGAAATTACCATTTAGCCTACGTATATAGAAATGATCATTTAGAAATTATTGATCAAAAGATATTATCTGCAGGAGAGTTTGATGGCTACTACTTTCCTAGAAGACCTTTGTGGGTGAAATTTAAAAATAAAATTAATAATGAAGAGTTTGTAGTTATCAACCTTCATTTAAAGTGTTGTGGCGGTTCTCAAAATAGCATGAGAAGAACAGAGGCAGGGCTAATACTAAAGCGTTTTCTTGATAAGGAACACAGTGCTGATAAAGTGATTGTATTAGGTGATTACAATACTGTAATTGCCCCTTATACAGATTCGGATATGCAGCACTTTTTAATAGATAATCAAAATTATAAATTTTCAGATCAACTACTAGCAGATTCGAATGAGCCACATCAGTGGTCTTATCCAAATTGGCCAAGCCACATTGATCATATCTTAATGACAAACGAATTGTTTTCTCAATTTAAAGAAGCAATTACATTACCTCTAGATAATTGTTCTGGGTACTATGATGCTAAAGTTAGTGATCATCGGCCGGTATTGAGCATTTTCCGGAACTAATACTTTATTTACCAACTTATTATGACTTCTTCTTTTAAACTTCTGATTATAACTATCACACTTACTTTTTTAACTAATGTCTCTTTTGCACAAA
It encodes the following:
- a CDS encoding endonuclease/exonuclease/phosphatase family protein: MSSKQLNIVVLLFIFFFINACNTSVELPGLKEDIEIDDTFTACLLGDESQDYLEVVTWNIEHFPKHAETLSFVAGTIVNSSYDLWGVQEVEEINDLKKITKIDPRYSVIVDNDVAKGVNGNYHLAYVYRNDHLEIIDQKILSAGEFDGYYFPRRPLWVKFKNKINNEEFVVINLHLKCCGGSQNSMRRTEAGLILKRFLDKEHSADKVIVLGDYNTVIAPYTDSDMQHFLIDNQNYKFSDQLLADSNEPHQWSYPNWPSHIDHILMTNELFSQFKEAITLPLDNCSGYYDAKVSDHRPVLSIFRN